A genomic region of Acetonema longum DSM 6540 contains the following coding sequences:
- the dcd gene encoding dCTP deaminase: MILSGREIRNKLGKEIIIEPYSESQLNPNSYNLRLHNELLVYEDAVLDMKKPNKTSTLSIPADGLMLEAGRLYLGRTLEYTKTDKYVPMLEGRSSVGRLGLFIHVTAGFGDVGFCGYWTLEIFCIQPVWIYSGVEICQIYYHSIEGEYDRYISGKYQNNTSIQPSLLYKDFK, translated from the coding sequence ATGATTTTGTCAGGTAGGGAAATTCGTAATAAATTAGGCAAAGAAATTATCATTGAGCCTTATAGCGAGTCACAATTGAACCCTAATAGTTATAACTTAAGATTGCATAATGAATTGCTCGTCTATGAAGATGCGGTGCTGGATATGAAAAAGCCTAATAAGACCAGCACCTTATCCATCCCTGCCGATGGCCTAATGTTGGAAGCAGGCAGACTTTATCTTGGTCGCACTCTGGAATATACTAAAACCGACAAATATGTTCCCATGCTGGAAGGCAGATCATCGGTAGGGCGGCTGGGGTTGTTTATCCACGTAACGGCCGGTTTTGGCGACGTTGGTTTTTGCGGCTATTGGACTTTGGAAATATTCTGCATCCAACCGGTTTGGATCTATTCCGGAGTTGAAATTTGTCAAATCTATTATCATTCCATTGAAGGTGAGTATGATCGTTATATAAGCGGAAAATATCAGAACAATACCTCTATTCAGCCCAGCCTGTTGTATAAGGATTTTAAATAG
- a CDS encoding DUF6709 family protein, which translates to MGNLFSAVNRLSLVLLVMGATLISVNYDAFITSFRPPVSFEALLEGQEVNPGSHVAGNVVSAFPPFASETTYTKYKNGSQSKERASGSFYVIPTAKGLIGLKTNENQVAAMDQLVEETLQYSEEGGAPPTTKVYIEGEVLPMEPKLIKYYKEYLKDSGFTATEIKAMGEPLLIQYTVFRNVQLMVAGGIIVILAGIGLIVRRYKQLSAEESEEYNVVS; encoded by the coding sequence ATGGGGAATTTATTTTCAGCGGTAAACCGTCTTAGCCTGGTGCTGTTGGTGATGGGCGCCACGCTCATTAGCGTGAATTACGATGCATTTATTACTTCTTTCCGGCCGCCGGTCAGCTTTGAAGCTTTGCTGGAGGGGCAAGAGGTGAACCCAGGCAGTCATGTTGCAGGAAATGTAGTGAGTGCCTTCCCGCCGTTCGCTTCGGAAACCACCTATACAAAATATAAAAACGGCAGTCAAAGTAAGGAGCGGGCTTCGGGTAGTTTTTATGTCATTCCAACTGCCAAGGGCTTAATTGGCTTAAAAACCAACGAGAATCAGGTTGCCGCTATGGATCAGCTGGTTGAAGAGACATTACAGTATTCCGAAGAAGGCGGTGCGCCGCCGACAACGAAAGTGTACATAGAAGGAGAAGTTCTCCCGATGGAGCCGAAGCTGATCAAGTATTACAAGGAGTACTTGAAGGATAGCGGTTTTACAGCAACGGAAATTAAGGCTATGGGCGAGCCGTTGCTCATACAGTATACGGTATTTCGAAATGTCCAGCTTATGGTTGCCGGCGGCATTATCGTAATTCTGGCAGGCATTGGCTTGATAGTTAGAAGATACAAACAACTTTCCGCCGAGGAGTCGGAGGAATATAACGTTGTCTCCTAA
- a CDS encoding oxidoreductase, producing MRKEQSGGGAALYADFSQHGLIRTASSLRRERKTSMMHVGLIGHGYASATFHIPLINKAVGLQLQAIYSSKAVNHSHAAVVSDVNEVISRKDIDVIVVVTPNMTHYELAKKAIAAGKHVVVEKPFTVTSAQADELIDLARQKGVLLTVFQNRRWDNDFLTVQELLRTEVLGKISMYEAHYDRFRPNVRQRWREQNIPGSGILYDLGAHLIDQALTLFQMPKTIWADVQAERTGAEAVDYFHLVLGYDDKKVILHAGSIVREPGPKVMVHGTRGSFIKYGLDSQEDQLKKGMSPGDPGWGEDEPGQYGLLTADIGGMTFRGTVETLPGRYEVFYEQLSHALTAGSAVPVLPEESRNTIRIIEYAMQSQREQKTIQIS from the coding sequence ATGCGTAAAGAGCAATCAGGCGGCGGGGCTGCTCTTTACGCTGATTTTTCGCAGCACGGACTCATCCGCACCGCAAGTTCATTGCGGCGGGAAAGGAAAACTAGTATGATGCATGTTGGTTTAATTGGGCATGGTTATGCCAGTGCGACCTTCCATATTCCCCTCATTAATAAGGCAGTCGGTCTGCAGTTGCAAGCAATTTACAGTTCCAAAGCGGTCAATCATTCCCATGCGGCAGTAGTGTCCGATGTGAATGAAGTAATATCCCGTAAAGATATTGATGTCATTGTCGTTGTTACGCCCAATATGACTCATTATGAGCTTGCCAAAAAAGCAATAGCGGCCGGCAAGCATGTCGTAGTAGAAAAGCCATTTACCGTGACTTCCGCGCAGGCGGATGAGCTGATTGATCTGGCGAGGCAAAAGGGCGTGCTTTTAACGGTTTTTCAAAACAGAAGATGGGATAATGACTTTCTGACAGTCCAGGAACTTTTAAGAACGGAAGTATTGGGAAAAATATCAATGTATGAAGCGCATTATGACCGGTTTCGTCCCAATGTCCGCCAGCGGTGGCGGGAACAAAATATTCCCGGTTCCGGTATCCTGTACGATTTGGGCGCACATTTAATTGATCAGGCGCTGACTTTGTTTCAAATGCCCAAAACAATTTGGGCTGATGTACAAGCGGAACGTACGGGGGCCGAAGCCGTTGATTATTTTCATCTGGTTCTGGGGTACGACGATAAAAAAGTAATTTTGCATGCCGGTTCTATCGTCAGGGAGCCCGGGCCAAAGGTTATGGTGCATGGAACACGCGGCAGTTTTATTAAATATGGCCTTGATTCCCAGGAAGATCAGCTGAAAAAAGGAATGAGTCCGGGGGACCCCGGCTGGGGAGAAGACGAGCCGGGCCAATATGGCCTGCTAACAGCCGATATTGGCGGCATGACGTTCCGGGGTACGGTTGAAACTTTGCCGGGACGGTATGAGGTGTTTTACGAGCAGTTAAGCCACGCGCTTACTGCGGGCAGTGCGGTTCCGGTTTTGCCTGAGGAATCACGGAATACAATTCGTATTATTGAATACGCCATGCAAAGTCAGCGGGAACAAAAAACAATACAGATTTCCTGA
- the manZ gene encoding PTS mannose transporter subunit IID has translation MSTAKQEKSLTKSDLFKMFIRSNFHQGSWNFERMQALGYCFSMAPVIKRLYQGEDRVTALKRHLEFFNTQPFVTAPILGITAAMEEERANGADIDDGAINGMKVGLMGPLAGVGDPVFWGTLRPLVAALGASLALGGSITGPILFFLLFNVVRLAIRWYGIEYGYKKGTDVVKDVAGNRLQKLTEGAAILGLFVLGALVCKWTSVNIPLVVSTITMQDGQVVTTTVQDILDQLMPGLIPLIMTFICMDLLKKKVNAIWVIFGLFAIGIVGYGLGILSV, from the coding sequence ATGAGTACAGCCAAACAGGAAAAAAGTCTAACGAAGAGCGATCTTTTCAAAATGTTTATCCGTTCCAATTTCCACCAGGGTTCCTGGAATTTTGAACGCATGCAGGCGTTAGGGTACTGCTTCAGCATGGCGCCGGTCATTAAACGGCTCTATCAGGGAGAGGACAGGGTAACAGCCTTAAAACGGCATCTGGAGTTTTTTAATACCCAGCCTTTTGTTACCGCACCCATTTTGGGAATCACGGCAGCCATGGAGGAAGAACGGGCGAACGGCGCCGATATTGACGATGGGGCCATTAACGGAATGAAAGTCGGGCTTATGGGGCCGCTGGCCGGCGTCGGTGATCCGGTTTTCTGGGGAACCTTACGGCCCCTGGTGGCGGCTTTGGGAGCTTCCCTCGCGCTTGGCGGCAGCATCACCGGGCCCATCCTCTTTTTCCTGCTGTTTAATGTAGTCAGGCTGGCCATTCGCTGGTACGGGATTGAATACGGCTATAAAAAAGGCACCGATGTGGTCAAAGACGTGGCCGGCAACCGTTTGCAAAAATTGACGGAAGGAGCAGCCATCCTCGGACTGTTTGTATTGGGAGCATTGGTATGCAAATGGACATCGGTCAATATCCCGCTGGTGGTTTCCACGATCACCATGCAGGACGGCCAGGTGGTAACTACCACGGTGCAGGATATTCTCGATCAGCTTATGCCGGGCTTAATTCCGCTGATCATGACTTTTATTTGTATGGACTTACTGAAAAAGAAGGTTAATGCGATCTGGGTCATCTTTGGTCTGTTCGCCATTGGTATTGTCGGCTACGGGTTGGGTATCCTTTCTGTCTGA